The region aagaacaaattctctacctcttgcaaattaactttgcaatgctccttgccaattcgatccataACCTAAAGAATACAATCAATACttaaaatattaatacaaaattaaaatttgtcaatagatattaaaacagcctttgaaatccaaaatttatctaattcgatcttaaaatttggggataaaatatatacacacatttactTTAAAGGAATTTTAAGTATGACTTAGTAAATTTTGACAAAATGGATAGGAGAGTGTACCTATTTCACACAATAAAACAGTAAGTTTTGATCGTTTTCTGAATATATAGGATTAAGTGGTACTTTTTCCATAATTGAATTTTTTCTTTCTGGGGATGATTGAGATGTTAttatccaataattttttttctaggggACATTTATACTCTAATAGAAATTATAGAGTATATACTGAATATACTCTGGCTGAAATTATAGAGAGAAATTAAAAGGGTAAAGGCTGAACTGAAAAAagaatttgagatgaaagatttgggtgctGCAAAACTAATTTTGGGTATAGATTTCTCGTTTATGGTGGAGCTGGAAACGAATATAGGACAACTGCTATAGAAGGTTTTGTTGACTCATATTTTGTAGGCTGTCTAGAAATTAGAAAATCACTTACAGGTTATGTTTTGGCAGTTTTCGGTACAGCTGTTAGCTGGAAAGCCAGTTTGCAAAAGATGGTTGCTTTATCTACTACAGAAGCTGAACATATAGCTTTAACAGAAGTTTTCAAGGAAGCTATATGGCTGGTATATATACTATTGAGTTGGAGAATTTGTTAGTTATTTTGGTCCAGTCAGCAATCTTTTATGTTTACAACCATTCTTGTAAAGCAGTTAgttatgttttgttatgtttaCTACTGCTATATATACTGTTGAGTTGTATACTTTTACATATAGTTTTTTAGAAACTTTTCCTTGTAATTCAGTAAAAAAATCTGTAACTGAGAGAAGAGAGATTTGTACTGAAAGAAGAAGGAAGTTCTAATAAAAGTGGCTGCCCGTGGATGTAGCTTAGAGTTCTAAGTTTTGACTCTAATTAGGACCACGTAATTCTTGGTGTTGTGTTTTAACTGGTTTGATTTCTTGTGTGTTTCTTCTAACTGGTTTGTTCTTGTGACTGTTTCTTTGGATCAAATTGTGTTTGTGCAAGTTTTTGTGATCTCTAGTCTTGGCTCTACATGTTTTAATAAATTACTCTATGATCTATATATCAAAAAGATATTTGATCAATATCTTGATTGAGATTTGACTCATTCTCCTTCCATATTAATCCATGTACTGCTTCTTCAGGGTAGGCTATCTAATGGACAATATATAGCATTAAAAAGACTCTCCAAGACTGCAGGACAATTTTTTCATCACAGGAAGGAATTAAGAGAAAGTAGAAAGATAAGCAAAACAACAAGTGTGGTGGTCCTCATAGTCACATCATGGGTTATATCAATAAGATTGTCCATAATTTTTCAATCTATATCAAATACATTTTATCATATAGATTATATACATCGGAACAAGCAACAAGCAtctttcatttttattctttTCCTTTCCAACTAGGGATGCTAGCAATTCTTGGCTCAATTCAAAACATGCCAAGAAAACAACATGGAAATAATTTGATTCCATTCTAATCCCAAGTAAGCTAAGTTGTCTAAACATATTTTCTATGGTGATAGGAGACCACAATATCAGAGTATGCAAAACAAAAGATGATCAGTGATTGTTTAGGTGACAATGGACCCCATAAAATCGACTAAAGATATGATCTTGAAAGCAATGGTGGAACTTCAACAAAGaaccattaataaaaaaaaacacacacacacacacagaaaGTTATCACTTTTGATGAGATGAATTAACAAGAATGGAATGAAAGGATATAGAACCAAGAGAGGGAGATAGTTGATTGGCAAGACCACAAAATTAACCATTGGTAAGCAATTGAAGGCAAGTTGTACAAGGTCTTATGGTAAAGGTAGAGGATATGCTTAGAAAAATTACATCATCCAAATGTTAAAAAACAGATTTTAACAGATAACAACATAACTACTATTAGTTTCCCCAATATGATCTTGTTTTTTTCAATGGATTTTTCTGGGCCATTTAAAAGAACTAGTTAAGAGAATATTATCAAGATGAAAATAGACTTCTTACGCATGACATTGCCAATAGTTCCATCAGTGTAATTAAAATGTATGAAAAATACACATCAAAAAAATTATACCTTGTGTCACCAACAAAATCATTGGAGACAACGTCTTCATCTGTGTACCCAAGAATGCCTTTAAGTGGTTCCTCTGATGCATACCTATATCaccaatcacaaaaaaaaaattaaaaataagacaaTTACACACTTAGACAAACACAAGAGGAGAGGAATAAATGCAATGATTAGATACTTCACAAAGAATGCATGAGCATACTTTATGGCTACCTTGACATCTTCATAGGAAGCACTCTTCTCAAGTCGAAAAGTTAGGTCCACCACCGAGACATTAGGAGTTGGAACACGGAAGGCCATTCTAGTAAGTTTTCCCCTTCAGTTCTGGGAGAACCTTTCCAATAGCCTATAGttccaaaaaaaataataaacataataatAAGAATAAGAATCAAACCACATTAAAACCAGCATTGTTTTTAGATTTCCCTATGAATTTAGATTTCACTACCTTTGTAGCACCAGTAGAACTAGGAATGATATTTTGTCCAGCTCCACGACCTTCTCTCCAATCCTTCATTGATGGGCCATCAACAGTCTTCTGTGTTGCTGAACATTAGAAACAAGAGTCAAGTAACCAACTTGTAAACTATTCTCCTATTATAGAAACAAATAAAGTGAAAAACAAACCTGTAGTTGCATGAATAGTTGTCATTAAACCTTCAAGAATACCAAATTCCTCATGAACAACCTGTGTAAAGTAATAAGAAAATCACTCAGCGAATAACTAAAAAGCATAATAGCTAAAACCAAAAGCACAAGGATATTTAGCCAGATTCATTCATAAATTCAAAACCATTATTGCATGAGTATTCTTGCCATGGACGCCGTCACATACCCTGTGACTAGATCAATAACTTGAACATTTGAAACATGAAGCGGAGCTTCAACCATAAATAGGGAAGAgaatattcataaaaaaaaattagcaataAATTTACTTAGCTGCAAATTTCTTTAGAATATTCATCAATATGCATAAAATAGACAATCAAAACCTTATTAAAACAATAACATCTCTAAAAAAAATGAGTCACCGACAACAAAAATCCAAAGTTTAAAGCAATAATAAATCCATAAACCCAGTTCCCCTGAAATTAAAGAACCAAAACCATAGTTCTTGAACCTTAAAGTGTTCGGGGACTGATGAGGAGAAGCCGAGAGGTGTCACGAACCCAAAtcaaaattccccttttttagtttatcaaaaaataaaaataaaaataaagataagaCCTTGGGTGCAAGATTGATCTGGTAAACAAGATTGCAAAGCTATTTACCCTCTTTGGTTTCGAAGTGATGCTTCATCAAATCGAACAAAGTCTCTGCCTTGAACTGACCAGTCGCCATTTTCT is a window of Humulus lupulus chromosome 4, drHumLupu1.1, whole genome shotgun sequence DNA encoding:
- the LOC133832236 gene encoding glyceraldehyde-3-phosphate dehydrogenase GAPCP2, chloroplastic-like, which encodes MATGQFKAETLFDLMKHHFETKEAPLHVSNVQVIDLVTGYVTASMVVHEEFGILEGLMTTIHATTATQKTVDGPSMKDWREGRGAGQNIIPSSTGATKAIGKVLPELKGKTY